From Cellulosimicrobium cellulans, the proteins below share one genomic window:
- a CDS encoding LacI family DNA-binding transcriptional regulator encodes MRREGRTTKGRSALRLVDVAERAGVSLATASRALSGSDGVSEVLAEHVREVATEMGYIANPHARTLAGGTTSVAGLLVYEIGDPYFSEIASGVVRVATEHGWSVQISHTEREPSAEVTQIRLMRAHRVGAILVAGSGYVEPAMEADAARELEAFQEAGGRVVVIGRHHLHSDAVLPDSEAAAASLTDHVLGLGHRRLAVAAGPERLTTVADRMAGIRSAAAAQGLDPDDLFVVHAPFTREGGRDATQRILAQRPDTTAILALNDAMATGVLSLLRERGVVVPRDMSVTGFDDIQVAQDLAPALTTVRLPMSEMGATAFELALRPPSGRPRRKRTDHELVVRDSTAPPRPDTP; translated from the coding sequence GTGCGTCGAGAGGGTCGGACCACGAAGGGCCGGAGCGCGCTGCGGCTGGTCGACGTCGCCGAGCGGGCGGGCGTGTCGCTCGCGACCGCGTCGCGAGCGCTGTCGGGCAGCGACGGCGTCTCGGAGGTGCTCGCGGAGCACGTCCGCGAGGTCGCGACGGAGATGGGCTACATCGCCAACCCGCACGCGCGCACGCTCGCCGGCGGCACCACGTCGGTCGCGGGCCTGCTCGTCTACGAGATCGGCGACCCGTACTTCTCCGAGATCGCGAGCGGCGTCGTGCGCGTCGCGACCGAGCACGGCTGGAGCGTCCAGATCAGCCACACCGAGCGCGAGCCCAGCGCCGAGGTCACGCAGATCCGCCTCATGCGTGCGCACCGCGTCGGGGCGATCCTCGTCGCCGGGTCCGGGTACGTCGAGCCCGCGATGGAGGCCGACGCCGCGCGCGAGCTCGAGGCGTTCCAGGAGGCCGGTGGCCGGGTCGTCGTCATCGGGCGCCACCACCTGCACAGCGACGCCGTGCTGCCGGACAGCGAAGCAGCAGCCGCGAGCCTCACCGACCACGTCCTCGGCCTGGGCCACCGCCGCCTCGCCGTCGCGGCCGGGCCCGAGCGGCTCACGACCGTCGCCGACCGGATGGCCGGCATCCGGAGCGCAGCCGCGGCCCAGGGCCTCGACCCGGACGACCTGTTCGTCGTGCACGCGCCGTTCACCCGCGAGGGCGGCCGCGACGCCACGCAGCGCATCCTCGCCCAGCGCCCGGACACCACGGCGATCCTCGCGCTCAACGACGCCATGGCCACCGGGGTCCTGTCGCTGCTGCGCGAGCGCGGCGTCGTCGTGCCGCGCGACATGTCCGTCACGGGGTTCGACGACATCCAGGTCGCCCAGGACCTCGCGCCCGCGCTGACCACGGTGCGCCTCCCGATGAGCGAGATGGGAGCGACGGCGTTCGAGCTCGCGCTCCGGCCGCCGTCGGGCCGGCCGCGCCGCAAGCGCACCGACCACGAGCTCGTGGTCCGCGACTCGACGGCCCCGCCCCGCCCGGACACCCCGTGA
- a CDS encoding Gfo/Idh/MocA family protein, which yields MTSQTTDAAGGDRPTTRTVRIVMNGVTGRMGYRQHLVRSILAIRDDGGVELDDGTRLQVEPVLVGRNRAKLAELAARHGVTEYTTDLDAALADPTATIYFDAQVTSERTKAILKALAAGKHVYTEKPIAESVAEGEELAEAARAAGVIHGVVHDKLYLPGLLKLKRLIDGGFFGRILSVRGEFGYWVFEGDWQPAQRPSWNYRAEDGGGMVLDMFCHWNYVLENLFGPVEAVMAKAVTHIPERWDEHGEPYAATADDAAYGIFELAGADGPILAQVNSSWAVRVDRGELVEFQVDGTHGSAVAGLFGCRIQSRARTPKPVWNPDLPTDQDFRAQWEQIPDNQEFVNGFRAQWEEFLRDVHAGRPHPYDFDAGVRGLRLVDAGYTSSREGRRVELGASPYPGSEALGSASGAGA from the coding sequence ATGACCAGCCAGACCACGGACGCCGCAGGGGGCGACCGACCGACCACCCGCACCGTGCGCATCGTCATGAACGGCGTGACCGGGCGCATGGGGTACCGCCAGCACCTCGTGCGCTCCATCCTCGCGATCCGGGACGACGGCGGCGTCGAGCTCGACGACGGCACGCGCCTCCAGGTGGAGCCCGTGCTCGTGGGCCGCAACCGCGCCAAGCTCGCGGAGCTCGCCGCGCGCCACGGCGTCACCGAGTACACGACCGACCTCGACGCGGCGCTCGCGGACCCGACGGCCACGATCTACTTCGACGCGCAGGTCACGTCGGAGCGCACCAAGGCGATCCTCAAGGCGCTCGCGGCGGGCAAGCACGTGTACACGGAGAAGCCGATCGCGGAGTCGGTCGCCGAGGGCGAGGAGCTCGCCGAGGCGGCGCGAGCGGCCGGGGTGATCCACGGCGTCGTGCACGACAAGCTGTACCTGCCCGGTCTGCTCAAGCTCAAGCGCCTGATCGACGGCGGGTTCTTCGGCCGCATCCTGTCGGTGCGCGGCGAGTTCGGGTACTGGGTGTTCGAGGGCGACTGGCAGCCCGCGCAGCGCCCGAGCTGGAACTACCGCGCCGAGGACGGCGGCGGGATGGTCCTCGACATGTTCTGCCACTGGAACTACGTGCTGGAGAACCTGTTCGGGCCGGTCGAGGCGGTCATGGCGAAGGCCGTGACCCACATCCCCGAGCGCTGGGACGAGCACGGCGAGCCCTACGCCGCGACGGCCGACGACGCCGCGTACGGGATCTTCGAGCTCGCCGGGGCGGACGGCCCGATCCTCGCGCAGGTGAACTCGTCGTGGGCGGTGCGCGTGGACCGGGGCGAGCTCGTCGAGTTCCAGGTCGACGGGACGCACGGGTCCGCGGTCGCGGGCCTGTTCGGGTGCCGCATCCAGTCGCGCGCCCGCACCCCCAAGCCCGTGTGGAACCCGGACCTCCCCACCGACCAGGACTTCCGCGCCCAGTGGGAGCAGATCCCGGACAACCAGGAGTTCGTCAACGGGTTCCGCGCGCAGTGGGAGGAGTTCCTGCGCGACGTCCACGCGGGGCGGCCGCACCCGTACGACTTCGACGCCGGGGTGCGGGGCCTGCGCCTCGTGGACGCGGGCTACACGTCGTCGCGCGAGGGGCGTCGGGTGGAGCTCGGCGCCTCGCCGTACCCCGGGTCCGAGGCCCTGGGTTCGGCGTCCGGAGCGGGGGCGTGA
- a CDS encoding branched-chain amino acid ABC transporter permease has protein sequence MTGTLLFQSLVLGVLLGGLYALLAAGLTLYFGVMRVVMIAHSAFLILAAYLAWFFNQQTGMDPLLSLVITVPLFFLVGVGMQRLLITRLRPATLTMMSVLLTFAVALFIEGMIGFVWSGTQRRIQLPYSGASIEFFGARIAVVKLVAFGLAALSLALLYLLMKHSRFGQALRATIQHREAAQLVGIKTDRVAGYGFGLGLATAAIGGTALSLDATIYPSLHWHWIGPLMAIIVVGGLGSIPGAAIAAMVLGIGQSLLQVPLGTTWAQTIFYVALFATLMLRPQGFFGGRLAQRF, from the coding sequence GTGACGGGAACGCTCCTCTTCCAGAGCCTCGTGCTCGGCGTGCTGCTGGGAGGGCTCTACGCCCTCCTGGCAGCGGGCCTCACCCTGTACTTCGGCGTGATGCGCGTCGTGATGATCGCCCACTCGGCGTTCCTCATCCTCGCCGCGTACCTCGCCTGGTTCTTCAACCAGCAGACCGGCATGGACCCGCTGCTGTCGCTCGTCATCACGGTGCCGCTGTTCTTCCTCGTCGGCGTGGGCATGCAGCGCCTGCTCATCACGCGCCTGCGGCCCGCGACGCTCACGATGATGTCCGTCCTCCTGACGTTCGCCGTCGCGCTCTTCATCGAGGGCATGATCGGCTTCGTCTGGAGCGGCACGCAGCGACGCATCCAGCTCCCCTACTCGGGCGCGAGCATCGAGTTCTTCGGGGCGCGGATCGCCGTCGTGAAGCTCGTGGCGTTCGGCCTCGCGGCGCTCTCGCTCGCGCTCCTGTACCTGCTCATGAAGCACAGCCGGTTCGGCCAGGCGCTGCGCGCGACGATCCAGCACCGCGAGGCGGCGCAGCTCGTCGGCATCAAGACCGACCGCGTCGCGGGCTACGGCTTCGGCCTCGGCCTCGCGACCGCCGCGATCGGCGGGACCGCGCTGTCGCTCGACGCGACGATCTACCCGTCGCTGCACTGGCACTGGATCGGCCCGCTCATGGCGATCATCGTCGTCGGCGGCCTGGGGTCCATCCCGGGCGCCGCGATCGCCGCCATGGTGCTCGGCATCGGCCAGAGCTTGCTCCAGGTGCCGCTCGGCACCACTTGGGCGCAGACCATCTTCTACGTCGCGCTGTTCGCGACGCTGATGCTGCGGCCCCAGGGATTCTTCGGAGGTCGCCTTGCCCAACGCTTCTGA
- a CDS encoding sugar phosphate isomerase/epimerase family protein, which produces MSTEISEFPSGPARDSSPAERAVVSAEHAAAARQSPGTGDDRMLGGDVAGIDVPSGVAARVVTPGAGDPRLARLSLNQRTTARWSLREAIDGCVAAGLPAIGVWREPVADVGLDTAVRWVRDAGLRVSSVCRGGFFTASDPDARAAAHASNLAAIAETAALGAPTLVLVPGGLPDGDRDLIGARARAADAIAALVPAAREAGVTLGIEPMNPIFAADRGVVSTLEQALDLAEPFAPEEVGVVVDTYHLWWEPKVHEQIARAGAAGRIVSYQVCDWITPLPADTLLGRGMMGDGHVDFAAFTRSVAAAGYAGDVEVEIFHADVWAAPGADVVATLARRYVELVEPHLVR; this is translated from the coding sequence GTGAGCACCGAGATCTCGGAGTTCCCGTCGGGTCCCGCGCGTGACTCCTCCCCGGCCGAGCGTGCGGTGGTGTCCGCCGAGCATGCGGCTGCTGCTCGTCAGAGCCCCGGGACGGGCGACGACCGCATGCTCGGCGGGGACGTGGCGGGGATCGACGTTCCGAGCGGGGTGGCAGCGCGGGTGGTGACGCCGGGGGCCGGCGATCCTCGGCTTGCGCGGCTCTCCTTGAACCAGCGCACGACGGCGCGCTGGTCGCTGCGCGAGGCGATCGACGGCTGTGTCGCCGCGGGGCTCCCGGCGATCGGGGTGTGGCGCGAGCCGGTCGCCGACGTCGGGCTCGACACCGCCGTGCGGTGGGTGCGCGACGCCGGGCTGCGGGTGTCGTCCGTGTGCCGCGGCGGCTTCTTCACCGCGAGCGACCCGGACGCGCGTGCCGCCGCGCACGCGAGCAACCTCGCCGCGATCGCGGAGACGGCGGCCCTCGGCGCGCCGACGCTCGTCCTCGTGCCGGGCGGGCTGCCCGACGGCGACCGCGACCTGATCGGTGCTCGGGCGCGCGCGGCGGACGCGATCGCCGCGCTCGTCCCGGCAGCGCGCGAGGCGGGCGTGACGCTCGGGATCGAGCCCATGAACCCGATCTTCGCGGCGGACCGCGGCGTCGTCTCGACGCTCGAGCAGGCCCTCGACCTCGCCGAGCCGTTCGCGCCCGAGGAGGTGGGCGTCGTCGTCGACACCTACCACCTGTGGTGGGAGCCGAAGGTCCACGAGCAGATCGCGCGGGCCGGTGCCGCGGGCCGGATCGTCAGCTACCAGGTGTGCGACTGGATCACCCCGCTGCCCGCGGACACGCTGCTCGGCCGCGGCATGATGGGCGACGGCCACGTCGACTTCGCCGCGTTCACGCGCTCGGTGGCGGCGGCGGGCTACGCCGGTGACGTCGAGGTCGAGATCTTCCACGCCGACGTCTGGGCCGCGCCCGGCGCCGACGTCGTGGCGACGCTCGCCCGCCGGTACGTCGAGCTCGTCGAGCCCCACCTCGTGCGCTGA
- a CDS encoding ABC transporter ATP-binding protein, translating to MTTTAPPTTRNLETVGLTKSFGGVHAVRDATVTFHHGKINALIGPNGSGKTTFFNCVTGMIKPDSGTVTFRGEDITRRAPHKIARAGIGRSFQLCRVFPRMTVLENMLVAVRRATVRELLGGARNPEEIDKARALLVRVGIDHLENAEARNLSYGQQKLLELAGVLMGDPDTIMLDEPAGGVNPALIGRIGTLVQELNAEGKTFLVVEHNMDMVMSLSHHVIVFDRGRPIAEGTPAVVQADPRVLEAYLGV from the coding sequence ATGACGACGACCGCACCCCCGACGACCCGCAACCTCGAGACCGTCGGCCTCACCAAGTCGTTCGGCGGCGTCCACGCCGTCCGCGACGCGACGGTCACGTTCCACCACGGCAAGATCAACGCGCTCATCGGCCCGAACGGGTCGGGCAAGACGACGTTCTTCAACTGCGTGACGGGCATGATCAAGCCGGACTCCGGCACGGTCACGTTCCGCGGCGAGGACATCACGCGGCGCGCGCCGCACAAGATCGCGCGCGCCGGGATCGGGCGCAGCTTCCAGCTCTGCCGGGTGTTCCCGCGCATGACGGTGCTGGAGAACATGCTCGTCGCCGTCCGGCGCGCCACGGTGCGCGAGCTGCTCGGCGGGGCGCGCAACCCGGAGGAGATCGACAAGGCGCGCGCGCTGCTCGTGCGCGTCGGCATCGACCACCTGGAGAACGCCGAGGCGCGCAACCTCTCCTACGGGCAGCAGAAGCTGCTCGAGCTCGCGGGCGTCCTCATGGGCGACCCGGACACGATCATGCTCGACGAGCCCGCGGGCGGCGTGAACCCGGCGCTCATCGGGCGCATCGGGACGCTCGTGCAGGAGCTCAACGCCGAGGGCAAGACGTTCCTCGTCGTCGAGCACAACATGGACATGGTCATGAGCCTGTCCCACCACGTCATCGTGTTCGACCGGGGCCGGCCCATCGCCGAGGGGACCCCCGCCGTCGTGCAAGCCGACCCGCGAGTGCTGGAGGCCTACCTTGGTGTCTGA
- a CDS encoding WXG100 family type VII secretion target, whose amino-acid sequence MSSGMYGADIEALRSLAGRVADGAQALELAAAAIETAVGRARWEGSDAAEFRTAWTSTLRPSLTGTAALLTDAADLLRGNAEQQDATSRDGGPGGPGGPGGPGGPGGPGGPGGPGGPGSPGGPGDPVTRGGDGGPPDWLVPPSWLTTDMTQGGVLNWVASQGVDAWAAMNKLDDPLNVAGLADNLASAGKVLKGAGFVFDGYSVYSGSVQAWEGFAEGDGFKGTDGVITAGLGAAGIGAAIFLASNPVGWAIAGAGAVWGVATLLSGDVPVTKRIADGAGWLWDRGGDLADGAADLAGDVWDAGGDFVDGATETLKKVWPW is encoded by the coding sequence ATGAGCAGCGGGATGTACGGGGCCGACATCGAGGCCCTGCGCTCGCTCGCGGGCCGCGTGGCGGACGGCGCACAGGCCCTGGAGCTGGCCGCGGCGGCGATCGAGACGGCCGTGGGCCGAGCGCGCTGGGAGGGCTCCGACGCCGCCGAGTTCCGCACCGCGTGGACGTCGACCCTGCGGCCGAGCCTGACGGGCACCGCCGCGCTGCTCACGGACGCCGCCGACCTCCTGCGCGGCAACGCCGAGCAGCAGGACGCGACGAGCCGCGACGGTGGCCCGGGCGGGCCGGGCGGGCCGGGCGGGCCGGGCGGGCCGGGCGGGCCGGGCGGCCCCGGTGGGCCCGGCGGACCGGGTTCTCCGGGTGGGCCAGGCGATCCGGTGACCCGGGGTGGCGACGGTGGTCCGCCGGACTGGCTGGTCCCGCCGTCGTGGCTCACGACGGACATGACCCAGGGCGGCGTGCTCAACTGGGTCGCGTCCCAGGGAGTCGACGCCTGGGCCGCGATGAACAAGCTCGACGACCCGCTCAACGTGGCGGGGCTCGCGGACAACCTCGCGTCCGCCGGCAAGGTGCTCAAGGGCGCCGGGTTCGTGTTCGACGGCTACTCGGTGTACAGCGGCTCGGTGCAGGCGTGGGAGGGCTTCGCGGAGGGCGACGGGTTCAAGGGGACGGACGGCGTCATCACCGCGGGGCTCGGCGCCGCCGGCATCGGCGCGGCGATCTTCCTCGCGAGCAACCCGGTCGGTTGGGCGATCGCGGGTGCGGGAGCCGTGTGGGGCGTCGCGACCCTGCTCTCCGGCGACGTCCCCGTGACGAAGCGCATCGCCGACGGCGCGGGCTGGCTGTGGGATCGTGGGGGCGACCTCGCCGACGGTGCCGCCGACCTCGCCGGCGACGTGTGGGACGCGGGCGGGGACTTCGTCGACGGGGCGACCGAGACGCTGAAGAAGGTATGGCCGTGGTGA
- a CDS encoding branched-chain amino acid ABC transporter permease, which yields MPNASDTRPASRRAAARAVPDGAGTASAVVAPTARRPWGRVVRLAALVVLAVLVLAFPTMAPNAYILSAGIVVLSYACTATAWNFMGGFTGYVSLGHAAFFGLGAYGTGLLIRDLGLPSFVAWLVAGLIVLLITIPVGIAALRVRGASFVIVSISFVLILLLVFQAWGSFTGGSDGLVVPRPFPDLLRPEHHRTFFYLFAALLVVMLVAWWVIDRSRFGTGLKAIREDEDKAQALGVPTRNYKLVAYVVSATFTGLAGGMYALWFGDLDPIFQFSIMLGSYMVLMALFGGVRHLFGPLLGAVVVGTGLEYFKLEFGDTQFHLVATALLLGVVVLFMPDGIIPAAQSLVKRFGPQDSSIREMTAAELLERNRAAAGEPTGEPTAAVVQGRPDGEPTAEGTGEEKDR from the coding sequence TTGCCCAACGCTTCTGACACCCGTCCCGCGAGCCGCCGCGCGGCCGCCCGCGCGGTGCCCGACGGCGCAGGCACGGCCTCGGCCGTCGTCGCACCCACCGCACGCCGCCCCTGGGGCCGCGTCGTCCGCCTCGCCGCGCTCGTCGTCCTCGCCGTGCTCGTCCTGGCCTTCCCGACGATGGCGCCCAACGCGTACATCCTGTCGGCCGGCATCGTCGTCCTCAGCTACGCGTGCACCGCGACCGCCTGGAACTTCATGGGCGGCTTCACGGGGTACGTCTCGCTCGGGCACGCCGCGTTCTTCGGCCTCGGCGCCTACGGCACGGGCCTGCTGATCCGCGACCTCGGGCTCCCGAGCTTCGTCGCGTGGCTCGTCGCGGGCCTGATCGTCCTGCTCATCACGATCCCCGTCGGCATCGCGGCGCTCCGCGTGCGCGGCGCGTCGTTCGTCATCGTGTCGATCTCGTTCGTCCTCATCCTGCTGCTCGTCTTCCAGGCGTGGGGATCCTTCACGGGCGGGTCGGACGGCCTCGTCGTCCCGCGCCCCTTCCCGGACCTGCTGCGCCCCGAGCACCACCGCACCTTCTTCTACCTGTTCGCGGCGCTGCTCGTCGTCATGCTCGTCGCCTGGTGGGTCATCGACCGCTCGCGCTTCGGCACCGGGCTCAAGGCGATCCGCGAGGACGAGGACAAGGCACAGGCCCTCGGCGTCCCGACGCGCAACTACAAGCTCGTCGCCTACGTCGTCTCGGCGACGTTCACCGGCCTCGCGGGCGGCATGTACGCCCTGTGGTTCGGCGACCTCGACCCGATCTTCCAGTTCTCCATCATGCTCGGCTCCTACATGGTCCTCATGGCCCTGTTCGGGGGCGTCCGGCACCTCTTCGGCCCGCTCCTCGGCGCCGTCGTCGTCGGTACCGGTCTGGAGTACTTCAAGCTCGAGTTCGGCGACACCCAGTTCCACCTCGTCGCCACGGCCCTGCTCCTCGGCGTCGTCGTGCTCTTCATGCCCGACGGGATCATCCCCGCGGCGCAGTCGCTCGTGAAGCGGTTCGGTCCCCAGGACTCGTCGATCCGCGAGATGACCGCGGCCGAGCTCCTCGAGCGCAACCGCGCCGCGGCGGGCGAGCCGACCGGCGAGCCGACGGCCGCCGTCGTGCAGGGACGACCCGACGGCGAGCCGACCGCAGAGGGCACGGGAGAGGAGAAGGACCGATGA
- a CDS encoding amino acid ABC transporter substrate-binding protein, with translation MSTRPRSQRALALAAGATATALVLTACSGGSDGEGGGGGSDDPIVVGISLPLTGDFSEPGKGVQRGYEAWAQFVNEDGGLLGRQVELKILDDQSNADRVVQDYEALIAQDEVDLVFGPFSTRLVVPSARVAEEYGMLFVEPAGAAAEVFEQGFENLFYAAPAVADDHYNYLADHILDMPEGERPQTVAVASMDDPFAQGTAYGLRDKLADAGLDIVVDEVYPPNTTDFSSIAAKISDSGADMVIGGTQYQDAVNLIVALQQLNYQPTLAAFSTAPTNPEFAAAIGSKTEGILSPTGYTETASWPSNVDFVERYTELHGNPPGEDEANAYTTGQVVAAAVEAVGCAEQGECQQELISWLRSNEVETVVGPLTWDETGKPQGAHLIQQYVDGEIQIVLPQDAKEADFVFPKPAW, from the coding sequence ATGTCCACCCGCCCCCGCTCGCAGCGCGCGCTCGCCCTCGCGGCCGGTGCGACCGCGACGGCGCTCGTCCTCACGGCGTGCTCCGGCGGGTCCGACGGCGAGGGCGGAGGCGGCGGGTCCGACGACCCGATCGTCGTCGGCATCTCCCTCCCGCTCACCGGCGACTTCTCCGAGCCCGGCAAGGGCGTCCAGCGCGGCTACGAGGCCTGGGCGCAGTTCGTCAACGAGGACGGGGGCCTCCTCGGGCGACAGGTCGAGCTCAAGATCCTCGACGACCAGTCCAACGCGGACCGCGTCGTGCAGGACTACGAGGCGCTCATCGCCCAGGACGAGGTCGACCTCGTGTTCGGGCCGTTCTCCACGCGCCTGGTCGTCCCGAGCGCCCGCGTCGCCGAGGAGTACGGGATGCTCTTCGTCGAGCCGGCCGGTGCGGCGGCCGAGGTGTTCGAGCAGGGCTTCGAGAACCTGTTCTACGCCGCGCCCGCCGTCGCCGACGACCACTACAACTACCTCGCGGACCACATCCTCGACATGCCCGAGGGCGAGCGCCCGCAGACGGTCGCGGTGGCGTCGATGGACGACCCGTTCGCCCAGGGCACCGCGTACGGCCTGCGCGACAAGCTCGCCGACGCCGGGCTCGACATCGTCGTCGACGAGGTCTACCCGCCCAACACGACCGACTTCTCCTCGATCGCCGCGAAGATCAGCGACTCCGGCGCGGACATGGTCATCGGCGGCACGCAGTACCAGGACGCGGTGAACCTCATCGTCGCCCTCCAGCAGCTCAACTACCAGCCCACGCTCGCGGCGTTCTCCACCGCGCCGACCAACCCCGAGTTCGCCGCGGCGATCGGCTCGAAGACCGAGGGCATCCTCTCTCCCACCGGGTACACCGAGACCGCGAGCTGGCCGTCGAACGTCGACTTCGTCGAGCGGTACACGGAGCTGCACGGCAACCCGCCCGGCGAGGACGAGGCCAACGCGTACACGACCGGCCAGGTCGTCGCCGCGGCGGTCGAGGCCGTCGGCTGCGCCGAGCAGGGCGAGTGCCAGCAGGAACTCATCTCGTGGCTGCGCAGCAACGAGGTCGAGACCGTCGTCGGGCCGCTGACCTGGGACGAGACGGGCAAGCCGCAGGGCGCCCACCTCATCCAGCAGTACGTGGACGGCGAGATCCAGATCGTCCTGCCGCAGGACGCCAAGGAAGCCGACTTCGTCTTCCCCAAGCCGGCCTGGTGA
- a CDS encoding ABC transporter ATP-binding protein, translating into MSDPTPGTGAKQEYLLELDDIQAGYGRAAMVLRGLTIKVPAATVVCLVGPNGAGKSTVLKVASGLLKPRSGRILVGGRDVTGQGPQEMLTSGLAHVLQGHSVFREMTVAENVLLGAYTLRDKQRIAERVAFVQNLFPIVGERWKQLAGLLSGGQQKQVEFARSLMVSPEVVLLDEPSMGLDPKTTSTVFEQVVRMRDAGVAVLLVEQNARRALETADIGCVLDLGRVHITGPAPELLADPQLSELYLGGRPAERSLSQNG; encoded by the coding sequence GTGTCTGACCCGACCCCCGGGACGGGGGCGAAGCAGGAGTACCTCCTCGAGCTGGACGACATCCAGGCCGGGTACGGCCGCGCGGCCATGGTGCTGCGCGGGCTGACCATCAAGGTCCCGGCGGCGACCGTCGTGTGCCTCGTCGGGCCGAACGGCGCGGGCAAGTCGACGGTGCTCAAGGTCGCGAGCGGGCTGCTCAAGCCGCGCTCGGGCCGCATCCTCGTCGGCGGGCGCGACGTCACGGGCCAGGGGCCGCAGGAGATGCTCACGTCCGGGCTCGCGCACGTGCTCCAGGGGCACAGCGTGTTCCGCGAGATGACGGTCGCGGAGAACGTGCTGCTCGGCGCGTACACGCTCCGTGACAAGCAGAGGATCGCGGAGCGGGTCGCGTTCGTGCAGAACCTCTTCCCCATCGTGGGCGAGCGGTGGAAGCAGCTCGCGGGCCTGCTCTCCGGCGGGCAGCAGAAGCAGGTCGAGTTCGCGCGCTCGCTCATGGTGAGCCCGGAGGTCGTGCTGCTCGACGAGCCGTCCATGGGCCTCGACCCCAAGACGACGTCGACGGTGTTCGAGCAGGTCGTGCGCATGCGCGACGCCGGCGTCGCGGTGCTGCTCGTCGAGCAGAACGCGCGCCGCGCGCTCGAGACCGCCGACATCGGGTGCGTGCTCGACCTCGGCCGCGTCCACATCACCGGACCCGCGCCCGAGCTCCTCGCCGACCCCCAGCTCTCCGAGCTCTACCTCGGCGGCCGGCCCGCCGAGCGCTCGCTCTCGCAGAACGGATGA
- a CDS encoding dihydrodipicolinate synthase family protein codes for MSGAGGVRIPLPDGGTRRVELRAPREWADHPGPYASRVAFAAAHVVADPRGENVPGAPAVVDWESTLAFRRHLFRYGMGVAEAMDTAQRNMGLDWPAVQELVSRSAAQAHELGARIASGAGTDHRSPDELRTVDDVIGAYAEQVEFVEGTGSQVILMASRHLARVATSADDYVRVYDAILSQVREPVILHWLGEAFDPNLRGYWGSGDVATATATFVDLVRAHADRVDGVKVSLLSAAHEVGLRAVLPDGVRLYTGDDFHYPELIRGDGERHSDALLGAFAAVAPAASAALTALDDRDLDRYDAEMAPTLALSRHVFEAPTYYYKTGIAFLAWLAGHQPGFTMVGGLQSARSVVHLARAFELANEAQLLPDPDRAAHRLGLVLAAAGIEADAARGSADAGVAAVVA; via the coding sequence GTGAGCGGCGCGGGCGGGGTGCGGATCCCGCTGCCCGACGGCGGCACGCGGCGCGTCGAGCTGCGCGCACCACGGGAGTGGGCGGACCACCCCGGCCCGTACGCGTCGCGCGTCGCGTTCGCGGCGGCGCACGTCGTCGCGGACCCGCGGGGCGAGAACGTCCCCGGTGCGCCGGCCGTCGTGGACTGGGAGTCGACCCTCGCCTTCCGGCGGCACCTGTTCCGGTACGGGATGGGCGTCGCCGAGGCGATGGACACCGCGCAGCGCAACATGGGTCTCGACTGGCCCGCGGTCCAGGAGCTCGTGTCGCGGAGCGCGGCGCAGGCCCACGAGCTCGGGGCGCGCATCGCGTCGGGCGCGGGGACGGACCACCGGTCGCCCGACGAGCTGCGGACCGTGGACGACGTGATCGGCGCGTACGCCGAGCAGGTCGAGTTCGTCGAGGGCACGGGGTCGCAGGTCATCCTCATGGCGTCGCGCCACCTCGCGCGCGTCGCGACGTCGGCCGACGACTACGTGCGCGTGTACGACGCGATCCTGTCCCAGGTGCGCGAGCCCGTGATCCTGCACTGGCTCGGTGAGGCGTTCGACCCGAACCTGCGCGGCTACTGGGGGTCCGGGGACGTCGCTACCGCGACCGCGACGTTCGTCGACCTCGTGCGGGCGCACGCCGATCGTGTGGACGGGGTCAAGGTGTCGCTGCTCTCGGCGGCGCACGAGGTGGGTCTGCGCGCCGTACTTCCCGACGGCGTCCGGTTGTACACCGGCGACGACTTCCACTACCCGGAGCTGATCCGGGGCGACGGCGAGCGGCACTCCGACGCGCTGCTCGGCGCGTTCGCGGCGGTCGCCCCCGCCGCCTCGGCCGCGCTCACGGCGCTCGACGACCGCGACCTCGACCGCTACGACGCCGAGATGGCCCCGACGCTCGCGCTCTCGCGGCACGTGTTCGAGGCGCCGACGTACTACTACAAGACCGGGATCGCCTTCCTCGCGTGGCTCGCGGGTCACCAGCCCGGGTTCACGATGGTGGGCGGGCTGCAGTCGGCCCGGAGCGTCGTGCACCTCGCACGCGCCTTCGAGCTCGCGAACGAGGCTCAGCTCCTGCCGGACCCGGACCGCGCCGCGCACCGCCTCGGCCTCGTCCTCGCCGCGGCCGGGATCGAGGCGGACGCGGCCCGTGGCAGTGCCGACGCCGGCGTCGCGGCGGTGGTCGCGTGA